One Verrucomicrobiaceae bacterium genomic window carries:
- a CDS encoding putative sulfate exporter family transporter, translating into MSDSPNPAAAPSAYPSPTPSTAPWWKTEDWKAVFAALPILVAVASGWVPVLWMMFALFIVLSALFLGKEVILGSIVVLALAWGAQEIAALSSVRQWGLEYVVFALGLGLIWSHTLPVPEWLRAAVRTEFFIKVGIVLLGATILLPEMLKAGTPGLIQGALVIPVVWYACFFIARKLKVDDEFAVMLSTAVSICGVSAAIAACGAIQGDRKKLSYVTSIVLLCAVPMMIVMPIVIKQMGLSEAVGGAWLGGTLDTSGSVAAATEQVGKDATKIGVIVKLSQNVLIGVAAFVLSVWWSMRGSAAGGQKVSAAVIWERFPKFVIGFVLASVIFSYLVPAETAAAVSKPLKAIREIWFAAAFVCIGLETRLGELFKLGGGRPALAFLGGQVFNIAWTLVLALWLFGK; encoded by the coding sequence ATGTCCGACTCACCGAATCCTGCCGCCGCCCCATCCGCCTATCCCTCGCCCACACCTTCCACTGCGCCGTGGTGGAAAACGGAGGACTGGAAGGCCGTTTTTGCCGCACTACCGATCCTGGTCGCAGTGGCCTCTGGCTGGGTGCCGGTGCTGTGGATGATGTTTGCGCTCTTCATCGTGCTCTCGGCCCTCTTTTTGGGCAAGGAGGTAATCCTCGGCTCCATCGTTGTCTTGGCGCTGGCCTGGGGAGCGCAGGAGATCGCGGCCCTTTCCAGTGTAAGGCAATGGGGGCTCGAATACGTCGTCTTTGCGCTCGGTTTGGGCCTGATTTGGAGCCATACACTGCCAGTGCCAGAGTGGCTGCGTGCAGCCGTGCGGACAGAGTTTTTCATCAAAGTGGGCATCGTCCTGCTCGGAGCCACCATCCTGCTCCCAGAGATGCTCAAAGCGGGCACACCTGGCCTGATCCAGGGGGCGCTGGTCATTCCGGTCGTCTGGTATGCCTGCTTCTTCATCGCCCGGAAGCTGAAGGTGGATGACGAGTTCGCCGTGATGCTCTCCACCGCCGTGTCGATCTGCGGCGTGTCCGCCGCCATCGCCGCCTGTGGGGCCATCCAGGGTGATCGCAAGAAGCTCAGCTACGTCACCTCCATCGTCCTGCTCTGCGCCGTGCCGATGATGATCGTGATGCCCATCGTGATCAAACAAATGGGCCTCAGTGAAGCCGTCGGCGGAGCATGGCTCGGTGGCACGCTGGACACCAGCGGCAGCGTGGCCGCAGCCACCGAGCAAGTGGGCAAGGATGCCACCAAAATCGGCGTGATCGTCAAACTCAGCCAGAATGTGCTCATCGGCGTGGCAGCCTTTGTCTTGAGTGTGTGGTGGAGCATGCGCGGCAGTGCAGCGGGAGGTCAAAAAGTCTCCGCCGCAGTGATCTGGGAGCGCTTTCCGAAATTCGTCATCGGCTTCGTCCTCGCCTCCGTCATTTTCTCCTACCTCGTGCCTGCCGAGACCGCCGCAGCAGTCAGTAAGCCGCTCAAAGCCATCCGCGAAATCTGGTTCGCCGCTGCCTTCGTCTGCATCGGCCTGGAGACTCGCCTCGGAGAGCTCTTCAAGCTCGGCGGCGGCCGCCCCGCTCTCGCCTTCCTCGGTGGCCAGGTCTTCAACATCGCCTGGACGCTGGTGCTGGCACTGTGGCTCTTCGGGAAGTGA
- a CDS encoding alpha/beta hydrolase: protein MRSLILLPLLTLTLAAQQPQQPKPAPTKLAPEITAALEAHPGVVFARYGQREMQLDLWRPRSAPSQPLPAIICIHGGGWFKGERSVMANLAQALAAKGFVVATISYRLSGEAKFPAAIQDCKAAVRFLRANAAKYGINPSAIGVTGLSAGGHLAALLTTSSGVQTLEGDGRHADTSSAVQAGIAMGAQSDLESPRIGELSGKPDDPFYRTFLGDSQAAIPQTYALASPRHHLDKSDPPILFMSGALDDASTHAVDARADLAKLGIPTGLTLIPQAPHAFLGQQKAFDTCVAASTEFFTQHLKGTPGNSKSAPNPIKEWRRAMSCGKERRGKFYSFWQSWSLR, encoded by the coding sequence ATGCGCTCACTCATCCTCCTCCCGCTTCTCACGCTCACCTTGGCGGCACAGCAGCCGCAGCAGCCAAAACCGGCACCGACCAAGCTCGCACCAGAAATCACCGCCGCGCTCGAAGCGCATCCAGGCGTGGTTTTTGCCCGCTATGGGCAGCGGGAGATGCAGCTCGATCTGTGGCGACCACGGTCAGCCCCCTCGCAGCCGCTGCCAGCCATCATCTGCATCCATGGCGGCGGTTGGTTCAAAGGCGAGCGCTCGGTGATGGCCAATCTGGCGCAGGCTCTCGCCGCGAAGGGCTTCGTGGTCGCCACCATCAGCTACCGCCTCAGTGGTGAGGCGAAATTCCCCGCCGCTATCCAAGACTGCAAGGCCGCTGTGCGCTTCCTCCGCGCCAATGCTGCGAAATATGGCATCAATCCGTCTGCCATCGGTGTCACTGGACTCTCCGCAGGCGGCCACCTCGCGGCGCTACTGACCACTAGCAGCGGCGTGCAGACTCTCGAAGGCGACGGCCGCCACGCAGACACCTCTAGCGCCGTGCAGGCCGGTATCGCCATGGGGGCGCAGAGTGACCTCGAGAGTCCGCGCATCGGCGAGCTCAGTGGCAAGCCGGATGATCCTTTTTACCGCACCTTCCTTGGTGATTCACAGGCGGCGATCCCGCAGACCTATGCGCTCGCCTCACCGCGGCATCATTTGGATAAAAGCGATCCGCCCATTCTCTTCATGAGTGGTGCGCTCGATGATGCCAGCACCCACGCCGTGGATGCACGCGCGGATCTGGCAAAGCTCGGCATCCCCACCGGCCTCACCCTCATCCCGCAGGCCCCACATGCCTTCCTCGGCCAACAAAAAGCCTTTGATACCTGTGTAGCGGCCAGCACCGAGTTCTTCACCCAGCATCTGAAGGGCACTCCTGGAAACTCAAAATCTGCACCAAACCCGATCAAAGAGTGGCGTCGCGCGATGAGTTGCGGCAAGGAAAGGCGTGGCAAGTTTTATTCCTTTTGGCAATCCTGGTCTCTTCGATGA